A region of Kribbella sp. NBC_01245 DNA encodes the following proteins:
- the cutA gene encoding divalent cation tolerance protein CutA, with translation MSTTWQVCTAVDTRDDAVRLARLAVQDGLAASGQILGPATTMTWRQGSYVEIEEWRLTFITIESRIDGLHDLLLDKHTRDQPQVMGVRVDSIAADYEASIHRAIDLDSHGE, from the coding sequence ATGTCGACTACTTGGCAGGTCTGCACGGCGGTAGATACCCGCGATGACGCCGTGAGGTTGGCCCGCCTCGCCGTGCAGGACGGGCTCGCGGCGAGCGGGCAGATTCTGGGACCGGCGACGACGATGACGTGGCGCCAAGGCTCGTATGTCGAGATCGAGGAGTGGCGGCTCACTTTTATCACTATTGAGAGCCGCATCGACGGCCTGCACGATCTGCTCTTGGACAAGCACACGCGCGACCAGCCGCAGGTAATGGGCGTGCGAGTTGATTCGATCGCTGCCGATTACGAGGCTTCGATCCATCGTGCCATCGATCTGGACTCACACGGTGAATAG
- a CDS encoding PIN domain-containing protein codes for MVAVTCQDFSMLVTLTPGVDRDRVLELLWKASVEITNHHGDQDSYVKWVMDMARLLRGQIAQADLDQLLLTPAFYRLADPVTNGTPQARQWLEAELSARAAGLTAAHEKLQMQIRTWTASADKALAVVDTSVFLSHPAWTRDADPAAVVASIPWAEELGVGFADVLLVLPEVVIRELDRQKESGNQALRWRASVTLAVIDRLLPNPHDTVLIRAADPDWDAIAARDEMPHGRVDLRVFFDDPAHRPLADSDAEIIDRAMAVQTLAGAKVRLVTMDTGMGLNARRRGLLVTKPERVIEPPPPEGRSTRSGRQS; via the coding sequence GTGGTGGCGGTGACCTGTCAGGATTTCAGCATGCTCGTCACCTTGACTCCTGGCGTCGACCGGGACCGCGTCCTCGAACTGCTGTGGAAGGCCTCGGTCGAGATCACCAACCACCACGGCGACCAGGACAGCTACGTGAAGTGGGTGATGGACATGGCACGGTTGCTGCGTGGCCAGATTGCCCAAGCCGACTTGGACCAGCTGCTGCTCACGCCGGCCTTCTACCGCCTCGCGGATCCGGTCACGAATGGGACGCCGCAGGCCCGCCAGTGGCTTGAGGCCGAGCTGTCCGCCCGGGCGGCTGGGCTCACTGCCGCCCACGAAAAGCTTCAAATGCAGATCCGCACTTGGACTGCGTCCGCCGACAAGGCCTTGGCGGTGGTCGACACCAGTGTGTTCCTTTCACACCCGGCGTGGACACGGGACGCGGACCCTGCCGCGGTCGTCGCCAGTATTCCCTGGGCCGAAGAGCTGGGGGTCGGGTTCGCTGATGTGCTGCTGGTGCTCCCCGAGGTGGTGATCCGCGAGCTCGACCGGCAGAAGGAGTCGGGCAACCAGGCGCTACGCTGGCGCGCCTCGGTAACGCTGGCCGTCATCGACAGGCTCCTGCCCAACCCGCACGACACGGTCCTGATCCGGGCCGCGGATCCCGACTGGGATGCGATTGCTGCGCGAGATGAGATGCCACATGGACGAGTCGATCTGCGGGTGTTCTTCGACGATCCGGCGCACCGGCCGCTCGCGGATTCCGACGCGGAGATCATCGATCGAGCGATGGCGGTACAGACGCTCGCCGGCGCCAAGGTGCGGCTGGTGACCATGGATACTGGGATGGGACTCAATGCGCGCCGGCGCGGATTGCTGGTGACGAAACCGGAGAGAGTCATCGAGCCTCCGCCCCCTGAGGGCCGGTCGACGCGCTCAGGTCGGCAGAGCTAA
- a CDS encoding DUF2726 domain-containing protein translates to MPGLRRILTDGESKVDRVLDEYARENGYRLLLKPRFRDVIDVDDMHLTGRERNFTFTAHFDFIAADAATSLPILAIEYDDARHRTDPEQRERDKIKDRLCQAAGLPMLRVDSQFARREGRWRVLGYILEMHEVGKAFHAAQQAGQVPWDEPFIHNLIIDMSNSSRPTFTGLDQAALERLSDLRGAGTIGPYGGWWRDVDGQIEACCVLDLLNGQFISSLVSIRKFAIEGISARAVADELATAELGWLMQRYEAGEPVALSAQQGNALLDRLGRDIRRAWSPEGWMMRWGSMPSSET, encoded by the coding sequence GTGCCAGGACTACGGAGGATCCTCACCGACGGCGAATCGAAGGTGGACCGTGTGCTCGACGAGTACGCGCGCGAAAACGGTTACCGGTTGCTCCTCAAGCCTCGCTTCCGCGACGTGATCGACGTCGACGACATGCACCTGACCGGGCGCGAGCGGAACTTCACCTTCACGGCACACTTCGACTTCATCGCCGCCGACGCCGCAACTAGCCTGCCGATTCTTGCGATTGAGTATGACGATGCGCGGCATCGGACGGATCCGGAGCAGCGTGAGCGCGACAAGATCAAGGATCGGCTCTGCCAGGCCGCAGGTCTGCCGATGCTGCGCGTCGATAGCCAGTTCGCCCGTCGCGAGGGCCGTTGGCGGGTACTCGGCTACATCTTGGAGATGCACGAGGTCGGCAAGGCTTTCCACGCCGCCCAGCAAGCTGGGCAGGTTCCGTGGGACGAGCCGTTCATCCACAATCTGATCATCGACATGAGCAACTCCAGCCGTCCGACATTCACCGGCCTCGATCAGGCTGCGCTAGAGCGGCTCAGCGACCTGCGCGGTGCCGGTACGATCGGCCCCTACGGGGGGTGGTGGCGCGACGTCGACGGACAGATCGAGGCGTGCTGTGTGCTCGATCTACTGAATGGCCAGTTCATCTCCTCGCTGGTCTCGATCCGCAAGTTCGCGATCGAGGGCATCTCGGCTCGGGCGGTCGCCGACGAACTAGCGACCGCCGAACTCGGCTGGCTGATGCAGCGCTACGAGGCCGGGGAGCCGGTCGCGCTCAGCGCCCAGCAGGGCAATGCGCTGCTAGATCGGCTCGGACGCGACATTCGTCGTGCCTGGTCTCCGGAGGGCTGGATGATGCGCTGGGGCTCGATGCCGTCGTCGGAGACCTGA
- a CDS encoding ATP-dependent nuclease, whose product MKIRRVDIENFRGIKSASWRLPASRRFFTLIGPGDSTKTTVLTAIERALHDRAGLTVLDTDFHDAKVEDPIRIRVAIDDLPDELIAMDAFGGHLAGIDEQGEWSHDPTDDSQRCVIVEFLVEADLEPIWQSYRPALDGIEEEEPHPVRARHRSRLTAYRIDDRIDAHLRWSRTSSLGKLTANRADTRATLTHAARAAKDAAAEAVTDELKLLAKDVQKQVQDIGTTHLTDLKPGLDLSLSHTQGNLALFEGDVPLTNFGLGTRRLIGAATQQLANEGTATLLVDEVEHGLEPHRLVHLLGHLRNSSAFAQVFVTTHSPTALLHLEPDELVMVRSTNGVTELKPLDDPSSLRPLLKSCPEAFLARRIVVNEGKTEYGVVLEHLGQWDHGANPESVPSAALGVVAIEGNGGTGAAGRTEQFLQVGYEVVLFIDSDDQAANDMVPGVESLGGTVVQWRDGHSIETAVCAQLDEAGLNAFIQAALDVADDDETAAKQSAEANLIAHGAPATSSGANTLDVTTWAQTGVDLDKARGVVGLAAKKKGWFKRVDKGRRLGRFMLDTPALQTGDVKTTIDQLKVAIYARSSPAAPEAAETDAELHDEQNAEDDADQVPPLEAGTQETALPQKAADA is encoded by the coding sequence ATGAAAATCCGACGAGTCGACATCGAGAATTTCCGTGGCATCAAGTCGGCGTCGTGGCGTCTGCCTGCCAGTCGGCGGTTCTTCACGCTCATTGGGCCAGGCGACTCCACAAAGACCACCGTGCTCACCGCCATCGAGCGGGCATTGCATGACCGGGCAGGGCTCACTGTCCTCGACACCGACTTCCACGACGCCAAGGTCGAGGACCCGATCCGGATTCGAGTGGCGATCGACGATCTCCCGGACGAGCTCATCGCGATGGACGCCTTCGGCGGACACCTTGCTGGCATCGATGAGCAGGGCGAGTGGTCGCACGATCCGACCGACGACTCGCAACGATGCGTCATCGTCGAGTTCCTGGTCGAAGCTGACCTCGAACCGATATGGCAGTCGTACCGGCCGGCGCTGGACGGGATTGAGGAAGAGGAGCCGCATCCAGTGCGCGCACGGCACCGGTCCCGGCTGACGGCGTACCGGATCGATGACCGGATTGATGCACATCTTCGGTGGTCCCGGACCTCGTCGCTCGGCAAGCTCACCGCGAACCGCGCGGATACCCGAGCCACGCTCACCCACGCGGCCCGGGCCGCAAAGGATGCCGCAGCTGAGGCGGTCACCGATGAGTTGAAACTTCTTGCCAAAGACGTGCAGAAGCAAGTCCAGGACATCGGGACGACCCATCTCACCGATCTCAAACCCGGGCTAGACCTGTCTTTGTCCCATACCCAGGGCAATCTGGCCCTGTTCGAAGGCGACGTTCCGCTTACTAACTTCGGCCTTGGTACCCGCCGCCTCATCGGCGCCGCGACCCAACAGCTCGCGAACGAGGGCACTGCCACTCTGCTCGTCGATGAGGTCGAGCACGGCCTCGAACCCCACCGGCTGGTGCACCTGCTCGGCCACCTGCGCAACAGCAGTGCGTTCGCCCAGGTCTTCGTCACAACGCACTCCCCGACCGCGCTCCTCCACCTTGAACCCGACGAGCTGGTGATGGTCAGGTCGACCAATGGCGTCACCGAGCTGAAGCCGCTGGATGACCCATCCAGCCTCAGGCCGCTGCTGAAAAGCTGTCCGGAAGCTTTCCTGGCCCGGCGAATAGTCGTCAACGAAGGAAAGACCGAGTACGGCGTCGTGCTGGAGCATCTCGGCCAGTGGGATCACGGAGCTAACCCCGAATCAGTGCCGTCGGCTGCACTCGGGGTTGTGGCCATCGAAGGTAACGGCGGCACCGGTGCGGCAGGGCGGACTGAACAGTTTCTGCAGGTCGGCTACGAGGTCGTGCTGTTCATCGATAGCGACGACCAGGCCGCGAACGACATGGTCCCGGGTGTCGAATCCCTCGGTGGCACGGTCGTCCAGTGGCGGGACGGGCACAGCATCGAAACCGCAGTCTGTGCCCAGCTGGACGAAGCTGGTCTGAACGCTTTCATCCAGGCCGCGCTCGATGTCGCCGACGACGACGAGACCGCCGCGAAGCAGTCCGCCGAAGCTAACCTCATCGCGCATGGTGCGCCGGCGACCTCCTCCGGCGCCAACACACTCGACGTCACCACCTGGGCGCAGACAGGAGTCGACCTAGACAAGGCCCGCGGAGTCGTAGGCCTGGCCGCCAAGAAAAAGGGGTGGTTCAAACGAGTCGACAAGGGCCGCAGACTTGGCCGATTCATGCTGGACACCCCCGCGCTTCAGACAGGCGACGTCAAGACCACGATCGACCAACTGAAGGTCGCCATCTACGCCCGATCCTCACCGGCTGCACCTGAAGCTGCCGAGACCGATGCCGAACTACACGATGAGCAAAATGCTGAGGACGACGCCGACCAGGTGCCACCCCTAGAAGCAGGGACACAGGAGACAGCACTCCCGCAAAAGGCCGCGGATGCCTGA
- a CDS encoding UvrD-helicase domain-containing protein, which translates to MPEHLSDGMRSDADGFAAVLPASVVMPAGAGKTHLLAATSKQIVANGGNVLVLTHTNAGVYAINVRLKRFGVTKGAQVSTLTSFAFRLARSYPVLGDMRVPKVVVPEDSQKYVQAATKVTAAVHIKAVLAASYTHVLVDEYQDCNRDHHALVLKLKEAIPNIGILGDNLQAIFGFAEPLPAWADVLTEFPEHTAIKPEPHRWAGHNEELGTWLLKVRDYLKPGQVLDLANANFPTGVKFTNMAGNPGGVAAAAREALKLPDDETVLIISARNHQNARSIAADLHGSYTVMEEIAGKFMADWLAKLVATDPPAYAHWLFEFTKRCHCGHGILDPNPLGKRYQDGRVGADLLKTSSKREGAKVAIEALDRVVVNPTLAELAAAMDTIPGSTGLQLHSHEAWYDVRTAIRGAIANGNDKSVLLDELAKARDVLRHPGRRERRRIISRTLLVKGLEYDHVIVADAANHLEVNDFYVALTRARKSIHILGTADIIRLVPSPGSEPS; encoded by the coding sequence ATGCCTGAACATCTTTCCGATGGCATGAGATCTGACGCCGACGGCTTCGCCGCAGTGCTCCCGGCGTCGGTCGTGATGCCCGCGGGCGCCGGCAAGACCCATCTGCTCGCCGCCACCTCGAAGCAGATCGTCGCCAATGGCGGCAATGTCCTCGTGCTCACCCATACCAACGCCGGCGTCTATGCCATCAACGTTCGCCTGAAGCGATTCGGCGTTACCAAAGGCGCTCAGGTGTCCACTCTCACCAGCTTCGCCTTCCGCCTCGCCCGCTCGTACCCGGTTCTGGGCGACATGCGCGTCCCCAAGGTCGTGGTCCCAGAAGACTCTCAGAAGTACGTCCAAGCGGCCACGAAAGTCACAGCTGCTGTGCATATCAAGGCCGTCCTCGCCGCGTCCTATACCCACGTTCTTGTCGATGAGTACCAGGACTGCAACCGTGACCACCACGCCCTCGTCCTCAAGCTAAAAGAAGCTATACCGAACATCGGCATCCTTGGCGACAACCTCCAGGCCATCTTCGGCTTCGCCGAACCGCTACCTGCCTGGGCGGACGTCCTCACTGAGTTTCCCGAGCACACCGCAATCAAGCCCGAGCCACACCGCTGGGCGGGACACAACGAGGAACTCGGCACGTGGCTGTTGAAGGTCCGCGACTATCTCAAGCCTGGTCAGGTCCTCGACCTCGCAAACGCCAACTTCCCCACCGGCGTAAAGTTCACCAACATGGCCGGAAACCCTGGCGGCGTTGCTGCAGCCGCCCGAGAGGCCCTCAAGCTACCCGACGATGAGACCGTCCTCATCATCAGCGCCCGCAACCATCAGAACGCTCGCAGCATCGCCGCGGACCTCCATGGCAGCTACACCGTCATGGAAGAGATCGCCGGAAAGTTCATGGCCGACTGGCTCGCCAAGCTCGTCGCGACGGACCCACCTGCCTATGCCCACTGGCTGTTCGAGTTCACCAAGCGATGTCACTGCGGCCACGGCATCCTCGACCCCAATCCTCTCGGCAAGCGGTACCAAGACGGTCGCGTCGGCGCCGACCTGCTGAAGACCAGCAGCAAACGCGAAGGCGCCAAAGTCGCCATTGAGGCGCTGGATCGGGTCGTTGTGAATCCCACACTGGCTGAGCTTGCCGCTGCAATGGACACCATCCCCGGCTCCACCGGCCTGCAGCTCCACTCGCACGAGGCCTGGTACGACGTGAGGACCGCCATTCGTGGCGCCATCGCGAACGGGAACGACAAGTCGGTCCTGCTTGACGAACTCGCCAAGGCCCGCGATGTCCTGCGGCATCCGGGACGGCGCGAACGCCGCCGCATCATCTCCCGCACCCTTCTCGTCAAAGGCCTTGAGTACGACCACGTTATCGTCGCCGACGCCGCGAACCACCTTGAAGTCAACGACTTCTACGTCGCCCTCACGCGGGCACGCAAGAGCATCCACATCCTTGGCACCGCCGACATTATCCGGCTGGTGCCATCTCCTGGCAGCGAGCCAAGTTAG
- a CDS encoding RusA family crossover junction endodeoxyribonuclease: MDILSTVAPVTLQATPSRRRDFKDALGSAVTAATKGIFTHDVEVTLIWFIEEARRYQTHLVADLDNVLKPILDAVTGPEALLIDDNQIQSIKASWMTPGLHGAGFQLTFAALMREEYVSRQGLAFVEFSADRCYMLPGGLGEHAARFVASYRRMVGAYQDMLAAGIHEEVAQSVLPIARPFPRARLGRFPVRHHSEFAEPLA; this comes from the coding sequence GTGGACATCCTCAGCACAGTTGCTCCCGTGACCCTTCAAGCCACTCCCTCTCGTAGGCGTGACTTCAAGGATGCACTCGGATCCGCGGTCACGGCTGCGACCAAGGGGATCTTCACCCATGACGTTGAGGTGACGCTCATCTGGTTCATCGAGGAGGCTCGGCGCTACCAGACGCATCTCGTCGCCGATCTCGACAACGTGCTGAAGCCGATCCTCGACGCCGTGACCGGGCCAGAGGCATTGCTGATCGATGACAACCAGATCCAGTCGATCAAGGCGTCGTGGATGACCCCAGGGCTTCATGGCGCCGGTTTCCAGTTGACTTTCGCAGCGCTGATGCGCGAAGAGTACGTGAGCCGGCAAGGACTCGCGTTCGTCGAGTTTTCCGCCGATCGCTGTTACATGCTGCCTGGCGGTCTCGGTGAACACGCTGCCCGATTCGTTGCGAGCTACCGCAGGATGGTGGGTGCCTACCAGGACATGCTTGCGGCGGGGATCCATGAAGAGGTGGCCCAAAGCGTCTTGCCGATCGCGCGGCCCTTTCCCAGGGCCAGGCTGGGCCGGTTCCCCGTCCGGCACCACAGCGAATTCGCGGAGCCCTTGGCCTGA
- a CDS encoding DNA topoisomerase — MTVGILTEKPSAARHFAAALGGKSGSYNGERFVIAHARGHLYEFVDPHQMVSDPALAGRYHQWDLANLPWDPRDLTWNLEVIKGVAKVAQEVKQTLAGCDEIVIATDVDPTGEGGMIAVNAFLELGLRPKSWSRMYFTDEAPVSLQKAFSSRKTIASLQHFDEYAKAIYRSKFDFLSMQWTRCATSIARSRGRDTVLRQGRLKSAMVKLVGDQLKAYSDYVKQPFFQNRFRDENDVMYTNPNEPRFGQKAQVPQRYSASPVVLDATVTKQTAPPRLLDLAALSSMLVGKGVKAKLVLETYQKMYEAQVVSYPRTEDKTITPEQFNELAPLADNIAAVAGVDIALLTHRKPRRTHVKPQGAHGANRPGPKVPASLDDVAQRFGQTGRLIYETLAKNYLAMLAEDYVYEQQKGHVQRYAEFVGIANVPKSAGWKAVFDPDSGDNPADNSATADPVATETSKGLGRNAEPFVFEGANKRPEHPSMKWLMKQLEKRDVGTGATRTSTYSEVTSTSVKYPLLVERGRKLTLADAGQLSWLLLPGTRIGSLDLTEKIYADMRDIAAGTATAEERLAVVADWVREDIAQMKKNAAAIEAKLGPQGTAGTHKERATGIWAKTGQSVTFARAWGGHRFSDQEVQQLLAAETIEFEARSQQGKTYDVFGELAEQTFKGNKFVGFSKLGLGRRDASGAAQPPKEWCSHVFTPAELKQLAAGGSVEAGDFLSKQGNAFQCKVWFKEDKPGEGKKIVPDFDTSLPPTSWCQHVFTDDERTALARGTSIHVKGLTSARGRKFDADLTWKNEDGRKKIVPAFA; from the coding sequence ATGACTGTGGGGATCCTGACCGAGAAGCCGTCGGCCGCGCGCCACTTCGCGGCGGCGCTGGGAGGCAAGAGCGGCAGTTACAACGGCGAGCGGTTCGTCATCGCCCACGCGCGTGGGCACCTGTATGAGTTCGTCGACCCGCACCAGATGGTGTCCGACCCCGCTCTGGCAGGCAGGTATCACCAGTGGGACCTGGCGAATCTTCCCTGGGATCCGCGCGACCTCACCTGGAATCTGGAGGTCATCAAGGGCGTTGCCAAGGTGGCGCAGGAGGTGAAGCAGACGCTGGCCGGCTGCGACGAGATCGTGATCGCGACCGATGTGGACCCGACGGGTGAGGGCGGCATGATTGCCGTGAATGCGTTCCTTGAGCTGGGTCTGCGGCCGAAGTCGTGGTCGCGCATGTATTTCACCGACGAGGCACCGGTGTCGCTGCAGAAGGCGTTCTCGTCGCGTAAGACGATCGCTTCGCTGCAGCACTTCGACGAGTATGCCAAGGCGATCTACCGCTCCAAGTTCGACTTCCTGTCGATGCAGTGGACCCGTTGCGCAACCAGCATCGCGCGCTCCCGCGGCCGGGACACGGTGCTGCGGCAGGGCCGGCTGAAGTCCGCGATGGTCAAGTTGGTCGGGGACCAGCTGAAGGCGTACAGCGACTACGTCAAGCAGCCGTTCTTCCAGAACCGCTTCCGCGACGAGAACGACGTCATGTACACGAACCCGAACGAGCCGCGATTCGGCCAGAAGGCTCAGGTACCGCAGCGGTACTCGGCATCGCCTGTCGTGCTCGACGCCACGGTGACGAAGCAGACCGCGCCGCCGCGGCTGCTCGACCTCGCGGCGCTGTCGTCGATGCTGGTGGGCAAGGGTGTGAAGGCCAAACTCGTCCTCGAGACGTACCAGAAGATGTACGAGGCACAGGTCGTCAGCTACCCGCGCACCGAGGACAAAACGATCACGCCGGAGCAGTTCAACGAGCTCGCGCCACTCGCCGACAACATCGCCGCGGTCGCCGGTGTCGACATTGCTCTATTGACGCACCGCAAGCCACGCCGAACACACGTCAAACCTCAAGGCGCGCACGGTGCGAACCGGCCGGGACCGAAGGTGCCTGCATCGCTGGACGACGTCGCGCAACGGTTCGGCCAGACCGGCCGCCTCATCTACGAGACCCTGGCCAAGAATTACCTGGCCATGCTGGCCGAGGACTACGTCTACGAGCAGCAGAAGGGCCACGTACAGCGCTACGCGGAGTTCGTCGGGATCGCGAACGTGCCCAAGAGCGCAGGCTGGAAGGCCGTGTTCGACCCGGACTCCGGTGACAATCCTGCAGACAACTCCGCTACGGCAGACCCGGTGGCGACTGAGACCAGCAAGGGACTCGGCCGCAACGCCGAGCCGTTCGTCTTCGAAGGCGCGAACAAGCGCCCCGAGCACCCGAGCATGAAGTGGCTCATGAAGCAGCTCGAGAAGCGCGACGTCGGCACAGGCGCAACGCGGACCTCGACCTACAGCGAGGTGACTTCTACGAGCGTGAAGTACCCACTGCTCGTGGAGCGCGGCCGCAAGCTCACCCTCGCCGACGCGGGCCAGCTGAGCTGGCTGCTGCTGCCCGGCACACGGATCGGCAGCCTGGATCTCACAGAGAAGATCTATGCCGACATGCGCGACATCGCCGCCGGAACCGCGACCGCCGAGGAACGCCTCGCCGTCGTCGCGGACTGGGTGCGCGAGGACATCGCGCAGATGAAGAAGAACGCCGCGGCAATCGAGGCAAAACTCGGTCCGCAAGGCACCGCAGGCACGCACAAGGAGCGTGCGACTGGTATCTGGGCGAAGACCGGCCAGTCAGTGACATTTGCCCGTGCGTGGGGTGGCCACCGTTTCAGCGACCAGGAAGTACAGCAGTTGCTGGCCGCCGAGACAATCGAGTTCGAGGCCAGGAGCCAGCAGGGCAAGACCTACGACGTATTCGGCGAGCTGGCCGAACAGACGTTCAAAGGCAACAAGTTTGTCGGCTTCAGCAAGCTCGGCCTCGGCCGCCGCGACGCCAGCGGCGCTGCCCAGCCACCCAAGGAGTGGTGCTCCCACGTGTTCACACCCGCCGAGCTAAAACAGCTCGCGGCCGGTGGATCGGTCGAGGCCGGCGACTTCCTCAGCAAGCAGGGCAACGCCTTCCAGTGCAAGGTCTGGTTCAAGGAAGACAAGCCCGGCGAAGGCAAAAAGATCGTCCCCGACTTCGACACCTCTCTCCCGCCGACGAGTTGGTGCCAGCACGTCTTCACCGACGACGAGCGCACCGCGCTGGCCAGAGGCACGAGCATCCATGTGAAGGGCCTGACCTCGGCCAGAGGCAGGAAGTTCGACGCGGACCTCACCTGGAAGAACGAGGACGGCAGGAAAAAGATCGTGCCGGCCTTCGCATGA
- a CDS encoding single-stranded DNA-binding protein — protein MSNPVNHGTLVGRLARDPIRFNNSDGSQKVVFTVFADRDYKNAQGEALSDAISVEAFVRKETAFEETPFAKIHQGDKVALSTTLRLDSYLRNGENIFDLKVVVEKVTFLDSLQVTQARLAERVAAAEQTNQAARAAVPAQAKALVGAQSSPIGSELPFG, from the coding sequence ATGTCGAACCCGGTCAACCACGGAACCCTCGTCGGCCGTCTGGCCCGTGACCCGATCCGATTCAACAACAGCGACGGCTCGCAGAAGGTCGTCTTCACGGTTTTCGCGGACCGCGACTACAAGAACGCCCAGGGCGAGGCTCTGTCGGACGCGATCTCCGTCGAGGCGTTCGTGCGCAAGGAGACGGCCTTCGAGGAGACTCCCTTCGCCAAGATTCATCAGGGAGACAAGGTCGCGCTGAGTACGACCTTGCGTCTGGATTCCTACCTGCGCAACGGCGAGAACATCTTCGACCTGAAGGTCGTCGTCGAGAAGGTCACCTTCCTCGATTCACTCCAGGTCACCCAAGCCCGCCTCGCTGAACGCGTTGCCGCTGCCGAGCAGACCAACCAGGCGGCCCGCGCAGCTGTGCCGGCACAGGCCAAGGCCCTCGTCGGGGCCCAGAGCTCGCCGATTGGCTCCGAACTCCCCTTCGGCTGA
- a CDS encoding ATP-binding protein — MSYGSPFTPKPGDVPLWPHGRAAEFDAIRDLAQRVAAGEVGDTNGLLIHGTQGIGKTALLNAASKQLADGGWQVAVISKYDSHDLSDIFRNSVDAQRMRGFAARARERSARLKGSVHGGSLSIGLLRGVGASVEIGPSKTSCDVAQQLVDAGQRAARSARPAMILVDDLENWSPSELRQLCNGLEQCSRAGSPVGVIATSAPAGDLRLARADRAGVFNARRLGPLTPSEAQAVLVHTAGARGIAIEPGAYERLLTVSRGHPQRLQLAAHEACKAMSPNSALLTVAAADHGIERAIAKLDRQVHAPKWHILTPAEQSVAQALASVGGNLPRDRAVLRAHLPRADRAQFEPACDALVRKDVVIEDAAGWLAFSNPGTEAWILRHRPPIGSPIHVLRGSPQQRPLSSLTAGSGRRAKQLGQGASADQRSRRGIGGP; from the coding sequence ATGAGCTACGGCAGTCCCTTCACACCTAAGCCCGGTGACGTACCCCTGTGGCCGCATGGGCGCGCCGCCGAATTCGATGCGATCCGGGATCTTGCTCAGCGGGTCGCCGCAGGGGAGGTTGGTGATACGAACGGCTTGCTGATTCATGGCACCCAAGGCATCGGCAAGACAGCGCTCCTCAACGCCGCCAGCAAGCAGTTGGCCGATGGTGGCTGGCAGGTGGCGGTCATCAGCAAATACGACTCGCACGACCTCAGCGACATCTTCCGCAACAGCGTCGACGCCCAACGGATGCGCGGCTTCGCGGCACGAGCTCGAGAGCGGTCGGCGCGTCTGAAGGGCAGCGTCCACGGCGGCAGCCTTTCGATTGGACTGCTGCGCGGTGTAGGCGCCTCAGTCGAGATCGGGCCCTCCAAGACCTCGTGCGACGTCGCACAGCAGCTAGTAGACGCCGGCCAGCGTGCTGCCCGATCCGCCCGCCCCGCCATGATCCTGGTCGACGACCTCGAGAACTGGTCGCCTTCCGAGCTCCGGCAGCTCTGTAACGGTCTCGAGCAATGCTCACGTGCGGGGTCTCCGGTCGGCGTGATTGCGACCAGCGCTCCCGCCGGCGACCTACGGCTCGCCCGGGCCGATCGCGCTGGTGTCTTCAACGCCCGTCGGCTCGGTCCCCTGACACCAAGCGAGGCCCAGGCGGTCTTGGTGCACACGGCCGGAGCGCGCGGAATCGCCATTGAGCCGGGCGCCTACGAGCGACTCCTGACCGTCTCGCGGGGACATCCACAACGCCTACAGCTAGCCGCCCACGAGGCCTGCAAGGCAATGTCGCCCAACTCAGCCTTGCTGACCGTGGCCGCCGCGGACCACGGCATCGAACGGGCCATCGCCAAGCTGGACCGCCAAGTCCACGCACCGAAATGGCACATTCTGACACCAGCAGAACAGTCAGTCGCACAAGCCCTCGCTAGCGTCGGTGGGAACCTCCCGCGCGACCGCGCAGTACTGCGTGCGCACCTGCCAAGAGCAGATCGGGCCCAGTTCGAGCCGGCCTGCGACGCCCTGGTGCGCAAAGACGTGGTCATCGAAGATGCGGCCGGTTGGCTCGCTTTTAGCAACCCCGGCACAGAAGCCTGGATACTGCGCCATCGCCCTCCCATCGGCTCTCCGATCCACGTCTTGCGGGGATCGCCACAGCAGCGTCCACTAAGCTCCCTGACTGCTGGCTCTGGACGACGAGCCAAGCAACTAGGCCAAGGTGCAAGCGCAGACCAGCGCAGCCGACGAGGGATTGGCGGGCCATGA